From the genome of Scytonema hofmannii PCC 7110, one region includes:
- a CDS encoding serine/threonine-protein kinase, which yields MNCSSPEVLKSHAEILQRTQLGKLCGTKQLFRDRYTILRVLGRGGFGVTFLARNAVLPGKPLCVIKQLCPKVDNVNSWKRACHRFEKEAKTLAQLGSHSQVPMLLDYFEVCGEFYLVQEYVKGFNLAQEVKRTGLYTEDTVKKFLQELLPVLQYVHKNHVIHRDIKPHNILRCEDDKRLVLIDFGAVKEELVLKNETSMDAPANTNFIGTMGFAPPEQLSLRPVYASDIYALGVTCLYLLTEKLPLEFEYDVKTGEICWQKAVSVSAYFAQILDRMLKLSLEERFKSVDDVIWALEMENHLPTLTDCLTTQRLGVQEKSVSEEPEYLTPTERTARAIRDWQTRKKQ from the coding sequence ATGAACTGCTCTTCACCAGAAGTACTTAAGTCCCATGCTGAGATTTTACAGCGGACTCAGCTTGGTAAACTGTGCGGTACTAAACAGCTATTTCGCGATCGCTATACAATACTAAGAGTTTTAGGGAGAGGTGGTTTCGGTGTCACGTTCTTAGCTAGGAATGCAGTGTTACCAGGGAAACCACTTTGTGTTATCAAACAACTTTGTCCGAAAGTAGACAATGTCAACAGCTGGAAACGTGCTTGCCATCGCTTTGAAAAAGAAGCAAAAACATTGGCTCAATTAGGAAGTCATTCTCAAGTTCCCATGCTTTTGGACTACTTTGAAGTCTGTGGGGAATTTTACTTAGTTCAAGAATATGTCAAAGGTTTTAACTTAGCACAGGAAGTTAAAAGGACTGGTTTATACACTGAAGACACAGTTAAAAAATTTTTGCAAGAATTGCTGCCAGTATTACAGTACGTACATAAAAATCATGTCATTCATAGAGATATTAAACCTCATAACATACTACGTTGTGAAGATGATAAACGGTTAGTGCTCATTGATTTTGGTGCTGTCAAAGAGGAGTTGGTGTTAAAGAATGAAACATCAATGGATGCACCTGCAAATACTAATTTTATTGGAACGATGGGATTTGCTCCGCCAGAACAGCTTTCCTTGCGTCCAGTTTATGCTAGTGATATTTACGCACTAGGTGTGACTTGTCTTTATCTTTTGACTGAAAAACTACCTCTGGAATTTGAGTATGATGTTAAAACAGGTGAGATATGTTGGCAAAAAGCGGTAAGCGTCAGTGCTTATTTTGCTCAAATTCTAGATCGAATGCTCAAACTTTCTCTAGAAGAGCGTTTTAAATCAGTCGATGATGTCATTTGGGCTTTAGAGATGGAAAATCATTTGCCCACCTTGACTGACTGTTTAACAACTCAAAGATTGGGAGTCCAGGAGAAAAGTGTCAGCGAAGAACCAGAATACTTGACGCCTACAGAAAGAACTGCAAGAGCGATTCGCGACTGGCAAACAAGGAAAAAACAGTGA